Proteins co-encoded in one Trueperella abortisuis genomic window:
- a CDS encoding ferredoxin family protein has product MTEFQPGTINDRLAKNVYEIDEGNPHIVVNQERVRQTGAAKLLVNVCPAHVYSEENGEISVEYAACLECGTCLAIAPEGTLTWHYPAGSMGICYREG; this is encoded by the coding sequence ATGACAGAATTCCAACCCGGGACGATCAACGATCGTCTGGCTAAAAACGTCTACGAGATCGATGAGGGTAACCCGCACATCGTGGTCAACCAGGAGCGCGTGCGCCAGACCGGGGCGGCAAAGTTGTTGGTCAACGTATGCCCGGCCCACGTCTACTCGGAAGAGAACGGCGAGATCTCGGTCGAATACGCGGCCTGTCTCGAATGCGGCACCTGCCTGGCCATCGCCCCTGAGGGGACGCTGACCTGGCACTATCCGGCTGGATCAATGGGCATTTGCTACCGAGAGGGGTGA
- a CDS encoding FAD-dependent oxidoreductase, whose amino-acid sequence MGEVDFDVIVVGGGVAGSVCSYLLAKDGYEVLLIERGVEPGSKNLSGGVFYCRVMQEIFEDFLEEAPIERVITRNCLSFLGENHFVNVDYWDGRLRQPVNAVTVLRAKFDPWLAEQCENAGVTVMPGVKVDELVRDGSQFVGVRAGEDELRAHVVVAADGVNSFLSQYAGIRGKEPKENLAVGVKSVIALDPEVIAERFNLAGDEGAAYAVVGDCTQGVAGGGFMYTNRDSVSIGIVARLDDLEKSGKSSSDLHDHFLTHPAIEPFLKDGELLEYGCHLVAEGGKKMQHDLVQPGLILIGDAAGFTLNTGFTVRGMDLAAGSARAAATAISAALKAQDYSAQALGAYVDQYNASFVGKDMDTYAKAPEFLENPAMYGEVGELAADVLYGVYNHDLTPRKPLIKVVMGAIKKSRLSLGGLVKLGISAVRSM is encoded by the coding sequence ATGGGGGAGGTAGATTTCGACGTCATTGTCGTCGGCGGAGGCGTGGCAGGGTCAGTCTGCTCCTACCTGCTTGCCAAGGACGGCTACGAGGTGTTGCTCATCGAGCGCGGTGTCGAACCGGGCTCGAAGAACCTCTCCGGCGGCGTGTTTTACTGCCGGGTCATGCAGGAGATTTTCGAGGACTTCCTCGAGGAGGCGCCCATCGAGCGCGTTATCACGCGCAATTGTCTGAGTTTCCTCGGCGAGAACCACTTCGTTAACGTCGACTACTGGGATGGCCGACTGCGCCAGCCAGTCAACGCCGTGACGGTCCTGCGCGCCAAGTTCGATCCGTGGCTTGCCGAACAGTGCGAGAACGCGGGTGTGACCGTGATGCCCGGCGTCAAGGTCGATGAGCTGGTTCGCGACGGCAGCCAGTTCGTCGGCGTGCGCGCCGGCGAGGACGAGCTTCGAGCCCACGTCGTGGTGGCGGCCGACGGCGTCAACTCTTTCCTCTCCCAGTATGCGGGAATCAGAGGCAAGGAGCCGAAGGAGAACCTGGCCGTGGGGGTGAAGTCGGTGATCGCCCTCGACCCGGAGGTGATCGCGGAGCGCTTCAACCTTGCGGGTGACGAGGGCGCGGCGTACGCCGTCGTGGGCGATTGCACGCAGGGCGTGGCGGGAGGTGGCTTCATGTACACCAACCGCGACTCCGTCTCGATTGGTATCGTGGCGCGTCTCGACGACCTCGAGAAGTCGGGCAAGAGCTCCTCGGACCTGCACGACCACTTCCTCACCCATCCGGCGATCGAGCCGTTCCTCAAGGACGGCGAGCTCCTGGAATACGGGTGTCACCTGGTGGCCGAGGGCGGCAAGAAGATGCAGCACGACCTCGTCCAGCCCGGGCTCATCCTCATCGGGGATGCGGCGGGGTTCACGCTGAACACGGGCTTTACCGTGCGCGGCATGGATCTCGCGGCTGGCTCGGCGCGTGCGGCGGCCACGGCCATCTCAGCGGCGCTCAAGGCGCAGGACTACTCCGCGCAGGCGCTGGGCGCATATGTTGATCAGTACAATGCGTCCTTCGTTGGCAAGGACATGGACACCTACGCCAAAGCCCCGGAGTTCCTCGAAAATCCGGCGATGTATGGGGAAGTGGGGGAGCTGGCCGCGGACGTGCTTTACGGCGTCTACAACCACGACCTCACCCCGCGCAAGCCGCTGATTAAGGTCGTGATGGGCGCGATCAAGAAGTCTCGCCTGTCGCTTGGGGGACTCGTGAAACTCGGTATCAGTGCTGTGAGGTCGATGTAA
- a CDS encoding alpha/beta hydrolase has protein sequence MNLARSKRKLVTFLSASALAVGALSACSTPELASPSPSGATAAPGAGETATDVTSRQLDAAWQQKSFEKFYKQDITWRPCTAEDGLDDEISGMIKEAGKDPAAFECGAVQVPLNWADPSDERTATLAVTRFNNGGSKDSVPLFTNPGGPGIAGISHAMVMVTDKNFDSVLKNHTLWGFDPRGIGKSTPVTCDSTSTIHAVQLAECAKKYPISAYMGTSQVARDMELLRVLAGGDRLDYIGYSYGTMLGATYASIFPDKAGRMVLDSAETAQWSSLIHNYDQAVASAKAAAGLAESCTSMLTVEGTPVTCPFTSERELIDLRKKLDEEPLKASDGTHITGKEMRDFISSALYGDPASSLDLLGRAKNGDQAATDEVAAKVADGGAAIDTAGQLVVCPSTPKTQDVEDLIEHMKKVGVPEYLGGPEVTDAVLSDLLDFDCTTLASTGSDFTTSFNAADTKTKLLVIGITGDHATPYEHSKELAQQLGNASFITLDSAGHGASFSGRSACIDKAVTDYLVDGTSPKDGLVCQADSVEGEQGM, from the coding sequence ATGAATCTTGCTAGATCTAAGCGCAAGCTTGTGACCTTCCTATCCGCCTCTGCCCTCGCCGTCGGTGCGCTTAGCGCGTGCTCGACGCCCGAGCTTGCCAGCCCATCGCCCAGCGGGGCCACCGCCGCGCCGGGCGCCGGAGAGACGGCCACCGACGTGACCTCGCGCCAGCTCGATGCCGCCTGGCAGCAAAAGTCCTTCGAGAAGTTCTACAAGCAGGACATCACTTGGAGGCCGTGTACGGCCGAGGATGGTCTGGACGACGAGATTTCAGGCATGATCAAGGAGGCCGGCAAGGATCCCGCCGCGTTTGAGTGTGGCGCCGTGCAGGTCCCCCTCAACTGGGCCGACCCCTCCGACGAGCGGACCGCCACCCTCGCGGTCACTCGCTTTAACAACGGCGGATCGAAGGACTCCGTCCCGCTGTTTACCAACCCCGGCGGCCCCGGCATCGCCGGCATTTCGCACGCTATGGTCATGGTCACCGACAAGAACTTCGACTCGGTGCTGAAGAACCACACGCTGTGGGGCTTCGATCCGCGTGGCATTGGCAAGTCCACCCCCGTTACCTGCGATTCCACCTCCACCATCCACGCCGTGCAGCTAGCCGAGTGCGCGAAAAAGTATCCGATCTCGGCCTACATGGGCACCTCCCAAGTGGCCCGTGACATGGAGCTGCTGCGCGTCCTCGCCGGCGGCGATCGTCTCGATTACATCGGATACTCCTACGGCACCATGCTCGGCGCCACCTACGCCTCCATCTTCCCCGACAAGGCCGGGCGGATGGTCCTCGATTCGGCCGAAACCGCCCAGTGGTCCAGCCTCATTCACAACTACGATCAAGCCGTCGCCTCTGCGAAGGCGGCGGCCGGCCTTGCCGAGTCGTGCACGTCGATGCTCACCGTCGAGGGAACGCCGGTCACGTGCCCGTTTACCTCCGAGCGTGAGCTCATCGACCTTCGCAAGAAGCTGGACGAGGAACCGCTCAAGGCTAGCGACGGCACGCACATCACCGGCAAGGAGATGCGAGACTTCATCTCCTCCGCCCTCTACGGCGATCCAGCTAGCTCGCTTGACCTCCTCGGCCGGGCGAAGAACGGCGACCAGGCGGCCACCGACGAGGTCGCGGCGAAGGTCGCCGACGGCGGCGCCGCGATCGATACCGCGGGCCAGCTCGTGGTATGCCCCTCGACGCCGAAGACCCAAGATGTGGAAGACCTTATCGAGCATATGAAGAAGGTCGGCGTGCCCGAATACCTTGGCGGCCCGGAGGTCACCGACGCCGTGCTCTCTGACTTGCTTGATTTCGACTGCACGACCTTGGCCTCCACGGGCTCCGACTTCACCACGTCGTTCAACGCGGCCGACACGAAGACCAAGCTCCTCGTCATCGGCATCACCGGCGATCACGCCACCCCGTACGAACACAGCAAGGAGCTGGCACAACAGCTCGGCAACGCCTCGTTCATCACGCTTGACTCCGCCGGTCACGGAGCTTCCTTCTCCGGGCGCTCGGCGTGCATCGACAAGGCTGTCACCGACTACCTCGTCGACGGCACCAGCCCGAAGGACGGCCTCGTCTGTCAGGCCGACTCCGTCGAGGGCGAGCAGGGCATGTAG
- a CDS encoding biotin--[acetyl-CoA-carboxylase] ligase → MTGHVDHRRSVTSTQDVLRTLTRAPHLTTIRADLQTRGRGRLGRTWESGAGRSLMASTLLVLPDTPALRDCGGFLTLIGALSVRAALATLHAPAQVKFPNDVVIGGRKISGVLGEFFADMSQLRGRLCAAIGVGVNVYQEGAELVEDATSLADAGLLPDAADPAGLILDRYLAELEARVSAFAADPAAPATAPVIGDINAHLAQRGQRVSVAGRTGVVSEVASHGELVLTDAAPTPAGGPAGRPTSRVYPHEVAMFIEHNSQKKGPQ, encoded by the coding sequence ATGACTGGCCACGTTGACCACCGACGCAGCGTCACGTCCACCCAGGACGTGCTGCGCACCCTCACGCGGGCGCCGCACCTGACGACGATCCGCGCCGACCTCCAGACCCGCGGCCGCGGCCGCCTTGGCCGCACGTGGGAGTCGGGTGCAGGACGCTCGCTCATGGCCTCCACGCTTCTGGTTCTTCCCGACACCCCCGCGCTACGCGACTGTGGTGGCTTCCTCACGCTCATCGGCGCTCTGTCCGTGCGCGCGGCTCTCGCCACACTCCACGCGCCCGCGCAGGTCAAGTTCCCCAACGACGTCGTCATCGGCGGGCGCAAGATCAGCGGCGTTCTCGGGGAGTTCTTCGCCGACATGTCCCAGCTGCGGGGCCGGCTGTGCGCTGCGATCGGCGTGGGGGTGAACGTCTACCAGGAGGGCGCGGAGCTCGTCGAGGACGCAACCTCGCTCGCCGACGCCGGCCTGCTGCCCGACGCCGCCGACCCCGCCGGCCTTATCCTCGACCGCTACCTCGCCGAACTCGAAGCTCGCGTGTCGGCCTTCGCCGCCGACCCCGCCGCGCCTGCGACCGCTCCCGTCATCGGCGACATCAACGCCCACCTCGCCCAGCGTGGCCAGCGGGTGAGCGTGGCGGGACGCACCGGCGTCGTGAGCGAAGTCGCCTCGCACGGCGAGCTCGTCCTCACGGACGCCGCGCCGACCCCCGCCGGCGGACCCGCCGGGCGGCCCACCTCGCGGGTCTACCCCCACGAGGTGGCCATGTTCATCGAGCACAACTCGCAAAAGAAAGGACCGCAATGA